AGTGTTTAACTCGTGTCAACTATAGGCTTATTCTAAATGCTTACCGTTTATATTATGAACAGTCTATACACAGATTTGGTTCAAAAAGAGATTACAAACCAGTCAATACACGTGACAGCAGGATTAAACTACACTCTCTCGGAAAATATGGCTAAGGATTCGCGAGCTGGACTGGAAAACATGTAAAGATCCTTAAATAATAATGACATTGTATTTTTATGGAAGTATGTAATACATCACAAGCCTGAATACTTCAGGGTTCAGAGGGCACTGTTCAATCCTATAACATATGTGTAACCTATAAAGCTCCATATGTGTGGGGCATTTGATGTGTTTGGACAGTGTGCATGTTGTGAAGATACATGTAGGATCCCAGACCCTGACATCATGAACTCACTGGTCGGAGAATCGCGGATCCATCCACGAGCGCGTCCCTCCCGAGACTCGCTCAACTGTCCGAGGTGTGTGTCCCCCCCCATTTAATCCACAGAGACATCATGGGGAAGATTGTATGACACTCAATTTTCTATTGAGTGAGTTGTTTGCGATTATGTTTTTTGAAATATAAAATTTCCGTCAGAATTTATATTACGCATCTGACATAGAGGACCGGATCCGCGCGCGCTGCAGTTAACGTGTGGCTGTTCGATTATTCACAGTGTGTTTCATCCAGAGACAAATGTTGCTTAAACAGATTTTCAAACGTGATATCTATAATTAGTATTTATAACTCTAAAATCCTAAAACAAGAAATATGTTTAATTAAAACGTTTCAGTACGTATTTTGTGAAAATATGCACGTCGGGTAGAAATAGTTCTCTGGAAATTATTTTTGCCAACATTGTGTTATCTAAATATGACGTATAGGATAGGTATTGCTATCCAAACAGGCCTGTAGTCTAGTGTAAACACTAGATAACATTAACATTACAGGGGGCTTTGCATTTTTTACGTATTCTGAGGTGTTCCTGGTGGCAGCTGTGAATATGTTAATTATATTCAAACAGTCGTTTAATTTGACTCTTATACTTCAGAAGTCGCGAGAGGCTTTACTGGTCTGGCTGCTTAGCTGTTGTGTCCAGGGAGGAATTTGAACTTGAAGTGCATCGTGCATGACTCTGCTGAGCGCGCGACACGGCGTATCAACTTCACTTGAGTGAGCGCGTGCGTTAGGAACACGCACAAGAGCGAGTAAACGAGCAAattacatcatttaaaaattcaCACTGACgcgtttgtttatttgtttgtttatggttGATACATTTGAATACGGTATATGAATTTTGGAATGATGAATTTTGGAATAATGTTTTGCACCAATCCAGACGGTTGTGTTTTCTGCTTCTCTCTGTACAAACATCATACTAGCTGTAATCCAACCAGTATTGCTGGCTCGTGCAGGTTTGTGAGCAGGTCCTACCCCTGCTGCGCGTGCCCGGTCAGGGAGAGCGCGAGCTCGGGCGTCGGGGCGTCGGTGTTTCACGGCTCTGCGCACCTGAAATAACGCCGCGCTTCCCCCCTGCGCGTCTCCAACATCCTTTTCCCCATATTGTTGTGACTGCGTGGTCGAGGGCAACCGTTACATTTCATCTCTAAATTTAAACCGGAAAAGTGTCACTCGAAAACATCGTGATAGGAGGTAGTCAGGGTCATAGACCCTTCCGGTAATGAATCAGCCATAATGAACGTCTCAAAAGGAAGAGATAACCATAGTGAGACATTTGTTAAAACACTTGGCGATAAATTAATCTGTTGTCGTTGCAATACATTTTACCCATATATTTGTTACATTTATGAACGTCAATGAATGAGTTACATTGAAGTCTTCTAGTTATAGGCCTATTTAAAACTGTGCACTATAAAATAGTCGTCGTCAAAGTACCTGTTATGGTGTTAATCGAacgaaaataataataatattaataataataacaataataattatgatgatgataataatgataatgataataataataataatgatacaataataatatattgtTTTGGTTGTTGTTGTATTTCCAGTTCTCCAGAGTTCTATTTCTAGCACAGTAATAATAGGTGAGTGATCGACTCCACTTGTACATATGGATGAAGTATCGCCTCTGAAGTTAATTGTGTTGTCGTTTCGGTGGAGAATAGATTTCCTCTGTTTATTATAAGCACAGGGACGGATCTGCGTCACTGTGCGACTTGCAGGTTGAGATAAAGTTGCACAAATATTGAAAAAGGAAGCCCTAACAGTCATTATAAAGTTCCCCCTCCCCACTCCGGAGGAAATAAGGACCTCTGCTGTATCCTAAAATACTAAAGCATCTTCTATTTTCGGATAAATCTAGCAGGAATATCCGCTCATTTAGGCTCGAGTCCGAGCATCACAAACAGGATGACTTGCATCTAGAAACTCCTGTTTCCTAATCTCACTCTACCACCAACTAGCCTTGTGGGCCAACGCGTCGTAGTACTGAAATTAATTTTTCTTTAAGTTTTGACGTCGTTTTAAGAACagcaatattatatatattatataatatatttcgAAATAATTTATTTATCATTGTTCCTAAATCCTAAGTTTGGTTTaggctttttttttgtgtgtgacggattctgttttttttttttttttttgcttggtgATTGATTATATTCTTATCAGTTTGTTATCATAATATTTTAGCCACAAAACAAGCAATAAAAAGTTTGTATTTGTAGTGGCAATTTAACACTTTCTTCTTAAATAGGCGATAAACAAGTAAGTGAATGAGTTGTCAATATCTGTTTAGATTGTCAATATATATTTAGTGCGGTAGGCCTAGATATAATTAGATAATAGTGATGATGGCGTCTAATAGTGATGTTAGCGTGTGCACGTTTACGTTGTTATTAACACTGCGCTTAGCGGCCAGGGCGCGTGGGAGCGTTTTCTGAACTCTCATTGGCTGAGCACGAGCCAATCATTGACTTAGGAGAAACTTCTGCGTAGAACTTCTTGGACCACGGTCGGAGTTTCATACTTGACGAGAACATTTCTGGCGCGTTGAGAAGAGAGACACTTCATTAAATAAAGCGCGTGTAACTATCACATGAACTTAATGTTGTGACTCCCTCTTTCACTGATTAAGAAGAAGTGAGGCACAGCAGGAGGATGTATACGACTGGACTCAATCCCTTCTACGCTTCCAATTTTAGTTTATGGTCCGCGTATTGTTCGGGTGGTTTTGCGATGGATACAATGAAAAAACCTTCATTTTGCATTGCTGACATCCTGCATGTTGGAGACGCCGAGAACATCCCTGGGTCGTCAGCACTTCTGGCCCAGATGGGAGCCCGGGCTCAGGTCCACTCCTCGGGATCTCCGCTTCGCCCATCCCCGCTGGGCCCGGACGCGTCCGGTTTCGGTGCCAGAGTGAACGGCGCGTCTGCCTACCACAGACACGGAATACACTTGACTTCTGTGGCCAGAACTGCGCTTCATTCTCCATCAGCACCTCCGCCTTCTAGCAAAGACCTCAAGTTCGGGATTGACCGGATTTTATCTACAGAATTCGAACCAAAATCGAAAGAATCATCATCACTGAGAGGTAAGACGTTGAGTACTTGTTATAAGTTTAAAATGCGCTTACTTGTCAATGACCTAGAATAAAATGTTGACCATAATAATTGAAAGCACAGTGGTAAAGTACATTTAGAAGAGATTGTTGGGGTTGGGGATAAAATAGCTTAAACTAAATTCGAATCCCTCTAAGACCTGCCACAAAATTTAGGACGTTTCCAGATTCTTTTGTTCTAGACCCATTTTCTAGTTTTTAGAATAGGTTTAAAAAGCAAGACTAAATGAAAAGTTGCAGGAAAGATGTGAACATTTCTATTTCGTAAGTCAAATTTTtacactttattttatttcaaaaaTATTGATTTGTTTCGTCCGTGACAGATCTCACGCCCGTTGTTAGCTCGAATCGCCAGTCAGCCGTCCAGGCGCAGCCGAGCGCAGGCCAGTACCTGGCGCCCCTAGACCCGGGGATGAACGACCTGTCTTCCATCATGAACTCAATAGGCAGTGTCTCCAGACTATCAGAGCAGCATCAGTATCAGGACACGTTCCCAGGTAGTGTAGCGCTCCCGTCCAGACAATCCCAACAAACGCATTTTACTCAGATTCATCAACTTGCGTTGCTAAAATAAGAAGTAATATCCACGGCCCACACAGGCCTGtgttgttatttttattgcagTACATGAGCGCAACTGACAGGCTTCAACATGTAAATTATTTACATAATAACATTTACTAAGATTGCGATATTTATAAATACTGAAGTGTTTGAAAATACACACAATGCCATTCTAaccattttttgttattttactcTGACAGGGCCCTATGCAGTCCTCACCAAAGACACAATGCCACAGACCTACAAGAGGAAAAGATCTTGGTCTAGAGCTGTCTTCTCCAATTTGCAGCGAAAGGGACTTGAGAAACGTTTTGAGATCCAGAAGTACGTCACGAAGCCAGACAGGAAGCAGCTTGCTGCCATGCTGGGCCTCACAGACGCACAGGTAGGCCAGGATAAAATACTCTTACTACCTTTACGTTTTAAATTATTAGACACGTTGCACAAAATAAAGCAATCCCTGCAATACATTACTCAACTATGTAAACTATGTGAGGATATAAATGCACCATGTGACAGAATGACAGGAAACACAATAAAAAGGCAGAAGAAAGTTTTCTAATCAAGTTGCGAAATGCAGGGAAACGAAAGTCTATTATGACAAATGATTGCAAGCGCTAGAAGGTCAAAGCAGTGTCTCATCTTCGTGTAAGAGTTTTTAATTATGTCCAGTCCAGTCTCCAGAAACATTCGCTCCGTTTACAGTAAAATGTGATAGTGGACGTgatcattttgtatttttcAAAGAACAAAACCGAGCACATCTTGTTTATATCATTCAGTTTCTCTTGTTTGCGCCAATCATAAAGATATAGGCTGTCACCACGTAGTATATACTTGTTTTCTGGAGTCTAACATGCGTAATTCTATATTTCTAATTTTATGTAGGCTACTAATTCATAAAGGGTTGAAGAGCTGATGTATTAACCagtgttttcattttcaggttAAAGTGTGGTTCCAGAACCGGAGAATGAAATGGAGACACTCCAAGGAGGCACAAGCTCAGAAGGATAAAGAGAAGGACGAGCCGGATAAATCCGTCACCCAGACCGAGCTAAAAGCGCCCGAGGACTCGGAGTGCGACAGCGAGCCCAGCGAGTCTGAATGCGAGGACGAACCGGACGACAAAAGAGAAGCGAAGGTTTCTGAACTCAACAAGGCCACCGTGATCATGAACGGGCCTCTCCCAATAAACACGGAGGATACAGCACCGACAAACGCTGTAACGGAGACAACTTCATCATCGCAAATGCTGTTATGAACTTATGGATGCAAAAACAATCAAGCCCGACCAGTACCAAACTGTTATGACCACTGAGATCCATGTCCAAATGTTAGAGACGTCTTAATGGAGAACGCAGTAGACGGACCTGCTCGGGTCTTCTCGGGTCTTCTAGTCTTCTGAGGGACACCTGGACTTTGATGGCACACATCTGTCCTGTACAAAGGACATTTAACTTTTATTGTGAATATTCACTTGAACCACTCGTGACTGTCTGGGAACTTTGCGCAATTTAAATCTTATCTTAAAGCTCATGAACCTGATTGTATTATATTTTGTTAGTCGGTATTTGCactgaaaatgtaaataaaagtgTTACTTTTATTCTTTCCACGGACTTGGAATCATTGATACGtctaaaaaatgaataaaataacAACCacatattattatcattattactttttaaagtattattattattattgaattACTGCGATACGGTAATATTGGAATTTTGCCTCCCGCTTCAAGTTAATTTATCCATATTACATACATTTCAAAAAGGTGTTCTGTATTAATACTCATATATATTTTAACCATTGAAGAGATAAGTATCGACCATCATTTTGACACAAAACCCCAAGAACGACGtttttgtttttacaaacaAGCTTTTGCTGCTGAAATGTTTCCACGTGTTTCACTTCACCGTCAACGGAGTCGCCGACGTTCAGCAGGACGTAACGGGACACACGCGTATCTGCTCCAGGTCACCCCCTTATCCAGCATGCAGAAAATACTGTATTagatatttattaaaaatattattACAGGGACATGGGAAATGGTGAAGTAGACTTTTCTAAAGCAGGTTATGGAATTATGCTAAGCCATTTTCTCTCTGACAAAGGTGAGGAAATTCGTATACCAATAAACAGAGAACGCATAGCTTTACAGTTATAGCTTTATAGCTTTAAAGGATTTATAGTGTGTGAACATTTGCTGGCTCCAGACATCAGCAACAGAGTGGACGAGCATGTCTTATGAATCCAGACGCGAAGCGAACGGACCCTGCACCATTTAAGGAGTCCTGATGCCTCACCACGGTGAGAGGCTATACGGATGTTTAATGTCAGCATCTATAATAAACAACCCGATCGCAGACTCGCATTCAGCAACACAACTAAATATTATATTCAAGTCAAACGAATGACTGTTTACTTTTCGCAGAAATGCGGAATAGAACAAACGGATCGAGTAGGCCTATAGTCCTAGACTCCTTTATTCAGTGTTATTTCATTGTCGTACATAAATTTCTGATTGTAAATGATCTATCGAGTGCATGCAAGCTTTACAGAGTACTGTGTACGGGACTTATTATTCAGTTGGCTACATGAAGACAAATCGTTATATCTTATCCTGTTGTGCCTCTATTAAAATCGCCTATATAAACAGAAGAATTTGAAAGAGTACGGAAACCCGTTGTAAACGTAAGCAATATTTCATCAGTCATGAGGCACAACATCTCTTGTGAAGATAGTGTAGATAAAGACGAGTCCAGCACACAGAGGCATGCCCCATCCCCAGGGCTGTCTGCTAGGCGCATTAACGTCTGCGAGAAGAATTAGATTTTAAAAGACAACCATAAATCTAGTACATCCCGTAATCTTTTCTTCCGATGCAAAGAGTAAAATGAAGACGGCAGTAGGCTACAGCAAAACGGTGGTTTGAAGCATTTTTATTTGCgtgagagagaaagcgagataTGAACGTGAACTAAGACTAACCAAGGAGATGTGGTCAGTCAATCTCTTCCAACATATAGACTGTGCTTTTACACACTGGGTTTGTATAGATACAgacttttaaatttatttttgtttatcaCAGGCAACCCAGCAAATTACTCCGCAACTGACATAACGATCTAGACATTTTCAGCTGCTCTAAACCCATGATATCAAATACACAGTGTTTCCACAAAAGGAGAAAGACACTGATCGTCTGTGTAAAACGAAGTAATAAAGTCATGAAGGTTTAGGCTAGGGATGACTGCGTTTCCATTCACCTCACTGAACCTATATGAGCATCTTAGGAATAGCAGGAGACACACAGTCATGGCGCACATCTCTATAAACCTCTGCCAGGGAAATGGTGTCTACTGACTTCACCAAAGACCACCAGAAGCTCTCTTCACCATGGGCTCCACTTTCTTTCTTCCGGAGAGAGGGGACGACCTCTTGAGATCGCCGGTTTTTCCGTTTAAGACCACAGATTGGATTCCACTCACATTCCCGCACTACCTGCTCTTTCCTCGCAGGACGTTTTTTATTTCGTTTTTTTAACTCCAGAATAAACGCCCACTTTAGTGGGTAAGGTGCATGTGATCGTTTGATTGCTTCCAAATCTCATTCATTCAGTCATATTTGAGACGTCTGGAAATTTGTGTTTTGAGGCTAAAAGTCGAACGTTTTCCACGGAAACTGTACCGAGGCCATTTTATCAGTGTGTGAGGTATAGCCTGCTCAATTTTGTCTCTCCGGCACCCGTATAAATCACATAGGTtagcatgcatgtgtgcgtatCAGATTAGCCCTTACAAACCTATGAATTATGGTTGTATGCACAAACataaaataacaacaacagtcTAAATGGTTAACAAAATAACTACAGATTTTGATTTGTGAAGTGTCTTAAGACTTTTTATTACCAGTATAGGAGAAAGACCATctgggtctataatgtccatctCCAGCATTTCAACAGCTCTTCATGGGACTCAGTGTGACCTAAAGACGACAGTGCAGGAGCTGCATGACACATTTCTCATCCCAACTTAAACATTTTGGAAAAAGGAGTTACTTCAAATAAATTACCGCGCTGTGTGTTTTCCTTCAAAACACATTAGCCTGTGGATTAGACGGACGTCCAGCCTGGTACGTCCCCTTTGAGGCATTATCTGAGAG
The Brachyhypopomus gauderio isolate BG-103 unplaced genomic scaffold, BGAUD_0.2 sc60, whole genome shotgun sequence DNA segment above includes these coding regions:
- the hlx1 gene encoding H2.0-like homeobox protein isoform X2; protein product: MYTTGLNPFYASNFSLWSAYCSGGFAMDTMKKPSFCIADILHVGDAENIPGSSALLAQMGARAQVHSSGSPLRPSPLGPDASGFGARVNGASAYHRHGIHLTSVARTALHSPSAPPPSSKDLKFGIDRILSTEFEPKSKESSSLRGPYAVLTKDTMPQTYKRKRSWSRAVFSNLQRKGLEKRFEIQKYVTKPDRKQLAAMLGLTDAQVKVWFQNRRMKWRHSKEAQAQKDKEKDEPDKSVTQTELKAPEDSECDSEPSESECEDEPDDKREAKVSELNKATVIMNGPLPINTEDTAPTNAVTETTSSSQMLL
- the hlx1 gene encoding H2.0-like homeobox protein isoform X1, which translates into the protein MYTTGLNPFYASNFSLWSAYCSGGFAMDTMKKPSFCIADILHVGDAENIPGSSALLAQMGARAQVHSSGSPLRPSPLGPDASGFGARVNGASAYHRHGIHLTSVARTALHSPSAPPPSSKDLKFGIDRILSTEFEPKSKESSSLRDLTPVVSSNRQSAVQAQPSAGQYLAPLDPGMNDLSSIMNSIGSVSRLSEQHQYQDTFPGPYAVLTKDTMPQTYKRKRSWSRAVFSNLQRKGLEKRFEIQKYVTKPDRKQLAAMLGLTDAQVKVWFQNRRMKWRHSKEAQAQKDKEKDEPDKSVTQTELKAPEDSECDSEPSESECEDEPDDKREAKVSELNKATVIMNGPLPINTEDTAPTNAVTETTSSSQMLL